In Oryza sativa Japonica Group chromosome 1, ASM3414082v1, the genomic stretch AATTCACTGAAATTACCGCGCCATCTTATCTCCGCAAGTTGAAGAATATAATTCGGGCGCAGTAATTTTTAGTGAATTCATGTGTCTACTACTACATATGTCTGCTTGGGAGCCAACCGCGTTTCGATGGCTCGCCTGAGGGGAAATCGGCGGGAGGCGTTTGGTCAGCTTTGCTGGTAGTGGGGGGAATTTCACCTAATGATTGAATGATGGGATATGCTGGGTAAAGGAAGGTATGGTTATTTTATATTATCTAGAAGAGGGTAAAAAAGGGAGATGGTCCTTTGGGGGCTGTTTGTCTTGTTTACATGGGTTTAGGAAATATTGCTTAAATGGATATAAAGTTGAAAAATGTACTTGAGGGAAGTTGTAGGTGCACGtggggtcccacaatttttctTCACTAGTGCACCTttagttatatattttttgcgCAAGAGGACAAAGGCGCTCCGTGTAATTTTGAGTAAGGGCCGGCGGGATATTTATTTGTGTAAAGGACCTAGCCAAGAAAAGCATGATAGTGCATATgtatcctttctttttcttttcttttgttttcataACTGTCTTACAGAATTTCATGTTGGCTGGTGACACTTGTCTCACTCATTATTTGGTATATTTTGACTAAATGCAACGTGTTGGTGCTCGGTAGTTTATATTTGTTTTTACGCATTCTTCATTGACTGTATGTATTTGATGTTGATACCCTGGGCTGTCTTATTTTATAGGTGGATGCTGGGAGGCCACATAGGAGGCCTGTGTGATCCAAGTGTGCTGCTCCTGAGTTGAAATTGCATAGCCATATAGCAACTACTGGTGTAAACTTGAGAGATGAAGTAGTGAAAGGAAATATGCAGGATTTTGGACAATGGCTGCCTCAATCTCAGACCACTGCCGATCTATATTTCTCCAGTATTCCAATACCATCACAGTTCGATACTTCCATAGAGACGCAGACTAGAACTTCTGCAGTTGTATCGTCAGAGAAAGAATCTGCTAATTCGTTCGTCCCTCATAATGGTACTGGGCTTGTTGAACGCATTAGCAATGATGCTGGGCTAACTGAAGTAGTTGGAAGTAGTGCTGGACCAACTGAATGTATTGACTTGAACAAGACACCAGCACGGAAACCCAAGAAGAAAAAGCACAGGCCAAAGGTGCTAAAGGACGATAAACCATCGAAGACACCTAAATCTGCTACTCCAATACCTTCAACAGAAAAGGTAGAAAAACCATCTGGAAAGAGAAAATATGTCCGCAAGAAGACATCTCCAGGCCAACCTCCTGCAGAACAGGCAGCTAGCTCACACTGCAGATCTGAGCTGAAGTCAGTTAAACGAAGTTTGGACTTTGGTGGAGAAGTACTGCAAGAGAGTACACAATCTGGATCTCAAGTTCCGGTGGCAGAAATATGTACTGGTCCCAAGCGTCAATCAATACCTTCTACCATCCAAAGAGATTCGCAAAGCCAGTTGGCTTGCCACGTGGTTTCTAGCACCAGCTCAATTCACACTTCAGCTAGTCAGATGGTTAATGCACATTTGTTTCCTCCTGATAACATGCCAAATGGAGTATTGCTTGACCTCAATAATTCTACTAGTCAGTTACAAAACGAACATGCTAAATTTGTGGACAGTCCGGCACGTCTTTTTGGTTCCAGAATAAGACAGACATCAGGTAAAAATTCTTTGCTAGAAATCTATGCTGGCATGTCAGATAGAAATGTACCTGATCTCAACAGTTCAATCAGTCAGACGCATAGCATGTCTACTGATTTTGCTCAATACTTGCTTTCATCCTCACAAGCTTCTGTAAGGGAAACACAAATGGCCAATCAGATGCTTAATGGTCATAGGATGCCAGAAAATCCAATTACACCTAGTCATTGTATTGAAAGGGCTGCATTGAAGGAACATTTGAATCATGTTCCTCACGCAAAAGCCGCAGTGATGAATGGCCAAATGCCCCATAGTTACAGGTTGGCGCAAAATCCCATCCTACCTCCAAATCATATTGAAGGGTATCAAGTGATGGAAAATTTGAGTGAACTTGTCACGACAAATGACTATCTAACTGCTAGTCCTTTCAGTCAAACTGGAGCTGCAAATAGGCAGCATAATATTGGTGACTCCATGCATATACATGCATTGGATCCTAGAAGAGAGAGTAATGCTTCAAGTGGTTCTTGGATATCATTAGGTGTGAACTTTAACCAACAAAATAATGGATGGGCATCTGCAGGTGCTGCCGATGCTGCGAGCTCACATGCCCCATATTTTTCAGAACCTCACAAAAGAATGAGGACAGCTTATCTTAACAATTATCCAAATGGAGTCGTGGGACATTTTTCTACCTCATCTACGGATTTGTCAAATAATGAGAATGAAAATGTGGCCTCAGCAATCAACTCAAACGTTTTTACCCTTGCTGATGCACAAAGATTGATAGCCCGTGAGAAATCACGAGCTTCCCAAAGAATGATCAGTTTTAGATCATCTAAAAATGATATGGTTAACAGATCAGAAATGGTCCATCAACATGGCAGACCTGCTCCGCATGGCTCTGCATGCAGGGAGTCTATTGAAGTACCTGACAAACAGTTCGGGCTCATGACAGAAGAACTCACACAATTACCTAGTATGCCAAATAACCCACAAAGGGAAAAATATATTCCGCAAACTGGAAGTTGCCAACTTCAGTCTTTGGAACATGACATGGTTAAAGGGCATAACTTGGCAGGTGAATTGCATAAGCAAGTAACTTCACCTCAAGTTGTTATTCAGAGCAATTTCTGTGTTACCCCTCCTGATGTGCTCGGCAGAAGAACCAGTGGGGAGCATTTAAGAACCCTTATAGCTCCAACACATGCATCGACATGTAAGGACACTCTGAAAGCTTTAAGTTGTCAACTGGAGAGTTCTAGAGACATTATTAGGCCTCCTGTCAATCCTATAGGGCCATCCTCTGCCGATGTTCCAAGAACTGATAACCATCAAGTCAAGGTTTCTGAAGAAACCGTTACAGCCAAACTCCCTGAGAAGCGAAAAGTAGGACGTCCCAGAAAAGAGTTAAAACCTGGTGAGAAACCAAAACCTAGAGGCCGTCCAAGGAAGGGAAAAGTTGTTGGTGGAGAACTTGCATCAAAGGATAGTCACACTAATCCATTGCAAAATGAGAGTACTTCATGTTCTTATGGTCCTTATGCAGGGGAGGCTTCTGTTGGAAGAGCAGTTAAAGCAAATAGAGTTGGAGAAAACATTTCTGGAGCTATGGTATCCCTACTGGATTCTTTAGATATTGTTATTCAAAAGATAAAGGTCTTGGACATAAACAAATCAGAAGACCCTGTGACAGCTGAACCTCATGGTGCTCTTGTCCCTTACAATGGAGAATTTGGTCCTATTGTTCCTTTTGAGGGGAAAGTGAAAAGAAAACGCTCTCGAGCCAAAGTGGATCTTGACCCTGTAACTGCTTTAATGTGGAAGTTACTAATGGGACCAGATATGAGTGATTGTGCTGAAGGTATGGATAAGGATAAAGAGAAATGGCTaaatgaagaaagaaaaatattccAAGGGCGTGTTGATTCATTTATTGCTCGAATGCATCTAGTTCAAGGTATTTCTATCATTTTAAAATTGTTTTCCTAACATGAACATGATGGCTTCCATCTTGTGATTGCTGCCCTCACATTAGTGAATGGTCTCAAATCTTCAATATTTACTGTGTACCCAAATCCTATTTCTTCATCCCAATATATTCATGTTTGTACTCGTACTGTCCCATTAGACTTGCATTGTGCTGTGAAGATCAACACCTTTACTTTTAGGATTACCTCTATGTTTGCAGGAGATCGGCGTTTTTCTCCTTGGAAAGGATCAGTTGTAGATTCTGTAGTGGGAGTATTTCTTACACAGAATGTTTCGGACCATCTTTCCAGGTGAATAATGCCTAGAGCCTATTTGAAAACTGTGACTTGACTTGCATTGTGAGGTTATGTTGTTTTTCTGTCTgactatttccttttttttcagctCTGCATTTATGGCTCTTGCTGCAAAATTTCCTGTAAAGCCAGAAGCCTCTGAAAAACCCGCAAATGTGATGTTTCATACAATTTCAGAAAATGGTGATTGTTCTGGGTTGTTTGGTAATTCTGTCAAGCTACAGGGTGAGATCCTTGTTCAGGAGGCCAGCAACACAGCAGCCTCTTTTATCACAACCGAGGATAAGGAAGGAAGTAACAGTGTGGAATTGCTTGGAAGTTCTTTTGGGGATGGAGTGGATGGTGCAGCAGGAGTTTATTCTAATATTTATGAGAATCTGCCAGCTAGACTGCATGCTACTAGGCGTCCAGTCGTTCAAACTGGAAACGCTGTCGAAGCGGAAGATGGGTCACTGGAGGGTGTTGTTTCATCAGAAAACTCCACTatttcatctcaaaattcatCAGATTATCTATTTCACATGTCTGATCATATGTTTTCGAGCATGTTACTAAATTTCACTGCCGAAGACATTGGCAGCAGAAATATGCCCAAAGCAACAAGAACCACATATACAGAACTTCTACGAATGCAGGAGCTGAAGAACAAGTCTAATGAAACCATTGAATCATCAGAGTATCATGGGGTTCCAGTCTCATGTAGTAACAACATTCAAGTGCTCAATGGAATACAAAATATCGGCAGTAAACATCAGCCTTTACATTCCTCTATTTCATATCACCAGACTGGCCAAGTTCACCTCCCAGACATAGTACATGCGAGTGATTTGGAGCAATCAGTATACACTGGCCTTAATAGAGTGCTTGATTCTAATGTTACACAAACCAGTTATTATCCTTCACCTCATCCTGGAATTGCCTGTAACAATGAAACACAAAAGGCTGACTCTTTAAGCAACATGTTATATGGTATAGATAGATCAGATAAGACTACTTCCCTGTCTGAGCCTACACCAAGAATCGATAACTGTTTTCAACCATTAAGTTCAGAGAAAATGTCATTTGCTAGGGAACAGTCCTCTTCTGAAAATTATCTTTCAAGGAATGAAGCTGAAGCTGCATTTGTTAAACAGCATGGAACATCAAATGTGCAAGGTGATAATACTGTCAGGACAGAGCAAAATGGAGGTGAAAATTCTCAATCAGGATACAGCCAACAGGATGATAATgttggatttcaaacagcgaCAACCAGTAATCT encodes the following:
- the LOC9271145 gene encoding protein ROS1A, which produces MQDFGQWLPQSQTTADLYFSSIPIPSQFDTSIETQTRTSAVVSSEKESANSFVPHNGTGLVERISNDAGLTEVVGSSAGPTECIDLNKTPARKPKKKKHRPKVLKDDKPSKTPKSATPIPSTEKVEKPSGKRKYVRKKTSPGQPPAEQAASSHCRSELKSVKRSLDFGGEVLQESTQSGSQVPVAEICTGPKRQSIPSTIQRDSQSQLACHVVSSTSSIHTSASQMVNAHLFPPDNMPNGVLLDLNNSTSQLQNEHAKFVDSPARLFGSRIRQTSGKNSLLEIYAGMSDRNVPDLNSSISQTHSMSTDFAQYLLSSSQASVRETQMANQMLNGHRMPENPITPSHCIERAALKEHLNHVPHAKAAVMNGQMPHSYRLAQNPILPPNHIEGYQVMENLSELVTTNDYLTASPFSQTGAANRQHNIGDSMHIHALDPRRESNASSGSWISLGVNFNQQNNGWASAGAADAASSHAPYFSEPHKRMRTAYLNNYPNGVVGHFSTSSTDLSNNENENVASAINSNVFTLADAQRLIAREKSRASQRMISFRSSKNDMVNRSEMVHQHGRPAPHGSACRESIEVPDKQFGLMTEELTQLPSMPNNPQREKYIPQTGSCQLQSLEHDMVKGHNLAGELHKQVTSPQVVIQSNFCVTPPDVLGRRTSGEHLRTLIAPTHASTCKDTLKALSCQLESSRDIIRPPVNPIGPSSADVPRTDNHQVKVSEETVTAKLPEKRKVGRPRKELKPGEKPKPRGRPRKGKVVGGELASKDSHTNPLQNESTSCSYGPYAGEASVGRAVKANRVGENISGAMVSLLDSLDIVIQKIKVLDINKSEDPVTAEPHGALVPYNGEFGPIVPFEGKVKRKRSRAKVDLDPVTALMWKLLMGPDMSDCAEGMDKDKEKWLNEERKIFQGRVDSFIARMHLVQGDRRFSPWKGSVVDSVVGVFLTQNVSDHLSSSAFMALAAKFPVKPEASEKPANVMFHTISENGDCSGLFGNSVKLQGEILVQEASNTAASFITTEDKEGSNSVELLGSSFGDGVDGAAGVYSNIYENLPARLHATRRPVVQTGNAVEAEDGSLEGVVSSENSTISSQNSSDYLFHMSDHMFSSMLLNFTAEDIGSRNMPKATRTTYTELLRMQELKNKSNETIESSEYHGVPVSCSNNIQVLNGIQNIGSKHQPLHSSISYHQTGQVHLPDIVHASDLEQSVYTGLNRVLDSNVTQTSYYPSPHPGIACNNETQKADSLSNMLYGIDRSDKTTSLSEPTPRIDNCFQPLSSEKMSFAREQSSSENYLSRNEAEAAFVKQHGTSNVQGDNTVRTEQNGGENSQSGYSQQDDNVGFQTATTSNLYSSNLCQNQKANSEVLHGVSSNLIENSKDDKKTSPKVPVDGSKAKRPRVGAGKKKTYDWDMLRKEVLYSHGNKERSQNAKDSIDWETIRQAEVKEISDTIRERGMNNMLAERIKDFLNRLVRDHGSIDLEWLRYVDSDKAKDYLLSIRGLGLKSVECVRLLTLHHMAFPVDTNVGRICVRLGWVPLQPLPESLQLHLLEMYPMLENIQKYLWPRLCKLDQRTLYELHYQMITFGKVFCTKSKPNCNACPMRAECKHFASAFASARLALPGPEEKSLVTSGTPIAAETFHQTYISSRPVVSQLEWNSNTCHHGMNNRQPIIEEPASPEPEHETEEMKECAIEDSFVDDPEEIPTIKLNFEEFTQNLKSYMQANNIEIEDADMSKALVAITPEVASIPTPKLKNVSRLRTEHQVYELPDSHPLLEGFNQREPDDPCPYLLSIWTPGETAQSTDAPKSVCNSQENGELCASNTCFSCNSIREAQAQKVRGTLLIPCRTAMRGSFPLNGTYFQVNEVFADHDSSRNPIDVPRSWIWNLPRRTVYFGTSIPTIFKGLTTEEIQHCFWRGFVCVRGFDRTSRAPRPLYARLHFPASKITRNKKSAGSAPGRDDE